The genomic interval AAGTGTCAGTGGACTTCACCTTTGAAAGGTACTCTTCATCTGTTAAagataaattaaactgaaaagcCTGATAACACTTCAGAGAGTCAGTTTCACCTTTGCTCTTGCAGTCAACTCCTGCATTCACCCAAGAGGAACACGACAATGCCCACAAATGGAAATAAAGCCCTGAAGCTCCAGTTTGGGCTGATTAACCATGAAAACCGCTATCTGACCGCAGAGGCATTTGGGTTCAAATTGAATGCTTCAGCTCCAAGTCTCAAGAAGAAGCAGATCTGGACACTTGAGCAAGATGAAAAGGACGGCCAGGTAGTGTACCTGCGCAGCCACCTGGGTCGCTACCTGGCCTCTGACAAAGATGGCAAGGTGAGCTGTGAGGCTGAGACACGGGAGAATGACTGTAGGTTCTTAATCGTAGCACAGTCAGATGGCCGCTGGGCCTTGCAGTCGGAGCCGCACCTGAGATTCTTTGGAGGGTCAGAGGACTACCTGTCCTGCTTTGCACAGACCATTGGCGAGGCAGAGCTCTGGGCTATGCACCTGGCCCTTCACCCACAAGCAAACTTGCTAAGCGTAGCCCGCAAGCGTTATGCCCACCTTTCTGCACCTGAAGGTGAAATCGCTGTGGACAGCAACATTCCATGGGGTGTTGATGCTCTCCTAACTCTGGTCTATGTGGATGGCAAATACTGCCTGAAGACCAGTGACAGCCGTTTCTTAAGCAGTGATGGAAAGCTCTCTTTTGAAAACGGTCGTGGGACGGGATATACTCTGGAACTGAAATCTGGCAAATTAGCCTTCAAGGATTGTGAGGGGAAGTACTTGAGCCCCATGGGGCCAACAGGCACTCTACGCTCAGGACGCTGCTCCAAACCAGGCAAGGATGAGTTGTTTGATCTGGAGGAAAGCCATCCACAGGTGGTGTTTCAGGCAGCCAATAACAGATTTGTCTCAATCCGACAAGGTAAGTAAGTAATGCTGGCTACATTCTAGTCTCCTGACATAAATCTAAGATTAGAGATAGTCTTGCGGCAACAACAGATCATGTCTTGCCCGTGCAAGTCATTTGAAATCAGTCAGTCATTCCCCAGCTTTAAGTATGTTTAATGAAGTTGACATGGGAAAGAAAATGATATAGGAACGTCTTGATTGGTCAGATATTTTGCCTGTGATTTCTCAAAAAGTCCTGGATCTATCAGATCCCATGAACCTAGTGATGTCATATCAGAGGTCTCTCCTTACTCACACTCTTTGTCCTCCCATAGTAGTTTTGTGTAACATACCTCATTACTATTGCTTCGGCCATTATCAAACGATACCTATCCAAGACCTGCTGTGTGCTGTAAGAGAAGGCTGGActgaatttttttaatgatgCAATAATTTCTATTTTAGATCAGATCCACAGGGATTTCCACTTTCTCTGTCTGGTTTCATACCAGTGAAGCAGCATGACCACTTCTGTGTGCTTTGTAAATTCTGTCTCCTCTGCCTCAACATTTAGTATAAATTTCCCTTTAGCAACATTCAGCAGCCCTATAGTTTACAGGGACAGCACACATTAATCAGCATCACTGTAAACCTTCCAGATGTACAGATTATGGATATTTTTGTCTGTAATTTAGTGTGTCTCAGTGGTTTTTGCCATCTTACCACACCATAACAAATCTCATCTGTTACTTACACAGACCAACTGTGGCCTACACCGTAGACCCATGCATTATGAGAGATAATTGTGGAGTATAGGGATCTTTTAAATACACTCTTGCCTAATTCTATGACAATAATCTTAGTCAGGTAATCTCACAAGTGATCCAAATTTGCAGTTGGTGATATTTGCAGTTGGTcagcggcacagtggtgcagcagtgtcgcagtctcagggatctggaggttgtgggttcaagtcccgctccgggtgactgtctgtgaggagtttggtgtgttgtccacgtgggtttcctccaggtgctccggtttcctctggaggtaggtggattggtgactcaaaagtgtccctaggtgtgtgtgaatgtgtgagtgtgtgtcaccctgtgaaggactggtgccccctccagggtgtgttcccgccttgcgcctagtgattctgggtaggctccggattcaccacgaccctgaactggataagcggttacagacaatgaatgaattagtctACATCTAGTTAACTTAAGcataaaatttttttttgttaaatatctTTTAAATGTCGATTTGGCACAAAATTGCATCCCAAAATTTCCTAAAATACACTCGATTCTCTGACAGTTTTACTCCAACATATAATAATTCCCCATACGACAGTTTCAGTGTTAAATGTTTGTCAGTATCTATACATAATCACATGGGGTCCACGGTAGGAATTTATTCTCCATACGCCCAAACATTTGCAGACATCCTCACAATCCAATATTTATTCTAAAATGAAGGGTGTTAATAGAAAATTAACTCTTGCTCCAATACTCTTCTAAGAAAGCTTTACTCTAGATGTAGAATATTGATTATTCAGCAACAGAACTGTGGAGTCAGGTTTAtactgaatgaataattttggaTCCCAAAtctattttattgtgttttaccACGGTAGAAAATGCTAATTCTTTGCTCCACAACCCAGTTTTGGGTGGggacttaaaagatacattcagAGACTTCTCATTGGGCTTGTTGACCTTAATTTCGTTTGCAGCTGCGATGTACACTGAAAATGCTTTCTATGGAGATTTCCCAAGCTTATATATGTAGTAAGTATTCAAATTAACTAATTGTACAGGATGCCTGGATATATGTTGTGAGTGTAGGGCATGAGCCCAATGTTACAGTGTATCAGCTGTTTGTGGAGCCAGAGAAAATACTACAGTAAGACTGAGTAAGTTCAAACTGCACCTGCTTTGTGCCCATTTTCCAACTCTTCCTAGTAACTGCCTTTGTGAGGTGTTTAATCCTCTATGTCTTGATCATATCGCCGAAACtgccaaaatgtaaaatgttgtagacAATAAATGCTAATAAacgaataaataaatctgtcaCCATTATCATATTTGAGCTGATTGCAAACCTTTAATCTGATCATAGCTTTTCACATAGTTGTTAGCTTTAAACGTGATTAATTTCTATCTGTTGGTTTAGCATTAAGCGATTTAATAATCTAAGGCAGGTGTTGAGTTTTATGGTAACAGTTGTTTTAACGGATGCTTTGACTTTTTAAACAGATGGTGTAACACAAACAGAGTGCAATGCTGGAaggattttttgttttgttttgtttattccaTTTTGAGCTGTATTTTTGGGTGGTGTTGGGAGATATTAAGTAGCACATGCTGTTGCAAGAATAaaattcaattattattattattttcaatggTAAAAAAAATCACCAGCTGAATTTCAGGACCGTAACAGGCCGATAAAAACACTCCCACATTAGTACACAGAAGATATTGCACCTTCATGTACTGTAATAATATTGGCAAGCTGGTAAACAAAAGGCTCTGCACATGAGCTTGACCTTAGCAATATAATATAGTGCAActgtctgttcagctgcacagTGCTTTGTTATTCGGCCAGATGCTGCTATTTTATATTCGCTGGCTAAGTAAACTGATATAAAACACACtgcatatttttgttttctatcTTGACCAGGCATCTTAAGTTGAGTTGGTTGTTGCAACGATAGTGTAATGTAAACTTTGCATGCTATCTACAGCATAGTGTTCCTGGTAAGCACTTTAAGCCACCTGCAATAGATAAATTACTGGAGAAACTGATTGGCTTTGAATATGCACTGGAGGAAAGAGAAGCTGAGTCAGTAACAGATCCCGTTCACTCCTATCCACTCCTCGTATCAACACAATCACAAAAGtgcacacaattatacattccACCATGGCAATGCCCCTGTCTTTTTGGTGTTGAGATAAGAAGCAGGAAGTGGATGCTCCTGGACCCACTCTGATACATGTACAAGCATGCACAGGTGcacttttaaacacacacacacacacacacacacatacacacaaagcgGTAAGGTGCGATAAATAATTGAGTGGACAGGGTCATTTCAATGATGGCGGAGTCTGCTTTCAGAAACACAAGCCTTCCGCTGCCTTTCTTTATCTGGGGACCGTGCAATGAGATGGTCCACAATAGGGACGCAAATCAGAGAATCCTCAGGGAGGGCCAGTCTTATGGGTCGACAGGCCAAAACCCAATTGGGGAAGAAAGACAATGGAGATGTACCACATCCGATAGAGCACAAGAGCCTGTGAAGAGAGATCAAGTACTGTGGCAATGAGTAGAGACATAATTACTTGTTGTGATGGTACCCTTATTTTCCCTACACCCACACCCCCTTCAGAGAAAGTCTCAGAATAGCAACTGTAGTTACCCTTAAACTGTGAATATCTCAGTTATCATAGTCAAATTACTAATCATTTATTGTTGCTTCTGAATCCTGCCTTATCTCTTAACCACTGTGCTTTAACTTGTcactctcactcttctctctaaAATATTACGCAGGCGATAGCATGGAATGTGGGTCAGAGGTACATGCCAATCAATCACAACCACCAAGAATGGAATATAATATTGCACATAAGTTTTCTTTTGATGCATTTGCTTGCTTAAGAACAATAGTAGTGTTTACAAAGTTGTTTTATGATTGAAATTATACCCCTGATAAATGATTGCATTAATAATTCAATGCCTATTTAATTAAAGGATGGGAGATATCTCACCCTTTTGTGGCGATGGATTCATGGTATTCAGTTCCATGGAATGTAATGCTGTATTTCTGCTCTTGAAATATTGACAACTTAAATGTAATTTTGCCTGGTGAAAGATGAAGGCATGACGCATCACCAAAATTTAGATGTTTTGGTAGTGGGAGAGAAATAGAGGGAGAATGGTGCACGGCAGATGGAGTAGTTGCAGCTAATGAGATAGAAGCATCTCTCACCATCTACTGCATATTCATCCCATACAAAAAGCAATTAAGCTAAAGTAATTCTGCTAATGGATGCAGCAGTTCATTTCTCCCAGAGAGTAGCTGCATGATGAAGGGAGGCCAAGATGACTTCCGACAAGTCCTCCAATCAGCTCTGCAGGTCTGGGGTTCATTAAGCCCTGGGCGTCTCACTCCAGGATGCAACACAAGCTTAGATGATCTTGTAATCAATAATGAGAAGTGACGTTGGATGGCAATTTTTCAAAATCGTTTCTCTGATCATTCGAATAACTTTGCTTAGATTGGGGACTTGTTAGCATGGATTGAATTGGCAGAGACGGGTTGGGAGTTAGATTAGGCTGAAGCAAGTATCGAAGAAAGGGGGTTGTGGTGGTTGAGGTGATGGGGAACCCATCCAAAATGAGAGATTATCCCCTAAGGTAGGAAAGATGGGATGGGCTCTAGTGGACAGATCTGTTACCTTTTCTTTCAGCACTTTCCAGTATTGCTGAGGGCATGCTTATTTGCctggaagaaaaaaagagggTCCTAAAGGATGAGATAtgtggtttgtgtgtatatTCAGGTCTCCACACTACATTTTCAATATAGCAAGGAGAATCTAGTAAGAAGAAAGCTAGTTTGACAATTGACAGTTGCTTAATGACAGTTGGTAAACCACAGGAGACAGTAGCTTGTGGCATTACATTACCATTTATAATTAATCTCTGAGAAAATGTCTTGATACATTAGCGGTTGACAGAGTATTTCCAAGAGTGCCAACCAGGAACACCAGGAACTGGACATCAGTTCAACCAAACTTTGGTCAGTATGtcagtaagtaaataaatgcaACGTGTGCGGTCCCCGTTTGCATTGTTTAATGGTGTAGGTGTCTGACAAGGTCCACAAACACTGATCCACTTGCCCCAGTTTGCCTAGAGCCCTCTGCCTGTCTCTGTATCTGTGGCTACTGTTACATTCTCCAGAAATGGGTTAGTAAATTGAGAGGGAGGATTCTGTGATGGGCCTGAGGTCATGCTGAAGCGTGCAGGATTGAGCTTAGTGGTCATCACATCGTGGTGGAGAACTGATCAAACGTCTAGATAAAGGGAGAGTCCAGTCACAGCTGGGCTCTCTGTTTCTATCTGATGTGTAAAAGTAAAGCAGAATCAGACATGAAATTGGAAAATGAAGTGTAACGGGACACAGAGATGAAGGACTGCACTGAAATATTACCTGatcaaaaagtaaaagaaaaagctTTTTATAGTCATATAAACTCTGATGGTACTCTGATATCATTACGAAAAAAGGCTTGTGTTTGTGGTACGTAAACTAACTTTGTGTACTCCAATGGTAACTAAGCAGTCCATGTTTCTTGTGCTGGTCAAATGCAACATTTGATAATTATTGGGGGGTGAAATAGAGAAAAATGACAAATGCACAGaaaggaatataaacacatgCATAAAGTATTGAATTGTGAAAAGCCATTGAATTGGCCCTTGCAGGTTGTGCTGCTAGTcctggtttctctctctctccctgtgtgtgtctctctcagcAGGTCTCCTACCCCCTGCTGACTCCTATCCAAAACATAGGCATCGCTTgagccttttcttttcttctctgctcAGAGACTATGACGGCAGAGCTGAAGGATTGTACATACGCCACTCAAAGCTGCTTATTGAGCCCCACGGTGCAGCTTTGCATTTCTCCGCAGACAGAGcattagcagagagagagaaagagggggtaGGGGGTGCGATGTGCCGGAGAGGCAGAAGGATGACAGAGTGGTAGAGGTAGGGGGTAAGGTTCAGGATCTGGGCTGTTAAAGGATTAAGAAAATAATCAAGGGATATTTCTGGATGCATCCACTTTGGACCTGAGCGACTGCAATCTGTCTAGGGCATTTTGACTGATGCCATTTGTTTCACAACAGAATTAAAAGACAAAAGCACTGCACAAACCAGGCTTTGGGTTACTTAGCTTCTAAGTCCACTGGAGAAGTTAATCTCTAagatacatttatatacaaaaGTCTACAAATTACTGAGGAGCAATATGAAATTTATATCAGTATTTTATTGACAATAACAACATATAATTTATACAGTCTATGGACAAATGTATTGGGATACACCTCCCAATCAGTGAAATCAGGTGTTTCATTTTTTtggcacaaataaaaaaattaaatcaagCACCTAGCTGTGCAGTCtgcatttacaaacatttgtggaaGAATGGATCGTACCAAAGAGCTCAGAGAATTAGGAGTCAGTCGGGGACTTTTCTTCTCTCTTAGATATTCCATGATCAGATGTGAGTGATATTATAGAAAAGTGGAAGCATTTTGGAACCTCAGCAACTCAGTCACAAAGTGGCAGACCTCACGCTGTGTCAGAAACGGTGCCCTATTCACGATATAGTGCTATATATTTTGGGTTTCCGCCATTTTAAAGTAGTGCCTGAAAACATAGTGGGCAATATTcaatgcactcaaacaatcccacaatgcactgaaaAGAGTAGTGTACAACAGATATCATAATCCACTCctctgtttggtaaaaacccacaATCATTcgctaccctcctgaattcagatccctataatagtgcactatatagtgaataatgaACAGGGatccattttggacacagggaCAGAGTGTTGTCGCTAGGTGATGAGGCATATAGTGTGTACAAGTTGCCAATGTGCTGCTGACTCAATAATGGCAAAGTTCCATTCCTTCCCTGACATGATCATCAGCACAAAAACTGCACCCAGAGCTTCATGACATTGGTTTTCCTTGCTATCAAGCTGCATGCAAACATTACATCACCAAGCATAGTGTCAGGTATCAGAGGAAGTGATGTAAAGCATGCATATGAATTTAGAATGGGAGCTTTAGGTGTAATGTGTACAGCCCCATTTACTCATGCACATTATCCCAGAAATTGTCCGGACTGTACCcaaaggagctgtatgtgtgaaagcTAGTGTCCGTAACATTTGCACTAGACATTACCTGGATTTTATTCTAGTTCCCTAGTACAATGTCTGGGTAATGTCCCAGTGAGCGCACGTGTGAACAGACACGCTAATGTTCTGAAGAATAATGCAGTGCCTTACAGGAGCCACTGAAAGGTGTCACCCCTCATTTCTTTAatacttttctatggagataatGCAAGGTACACCTCCAACTGAATATGGGCAACCTTTGGGCAATTACTGTGAATCCCAATTCTCCCCTTAACCCTACCATTTAGCACTACCCCTCTGTTCTACTTAGGGGTAGGAATGTCTCAATACTTGTTGGTTAAGAGAGGTAGAGCAGAGATGTTACATAACTAGCAAATATCTACAGATGTCTTAATCTTTCCAGTCCCACCTTAAAAGGTGAAGCATTAAGTTCTAGCGCGTGTGGCTACTGCAAAATATAAGTTGGAACTGGATGCTCTCAACAAAGACAGaataaatagcagacatcggcTTCATATCTTAGAGTCAGGAGTGGGTAATAATATATGATGTTGGAAGGCTTCTGAATGCACAatgccctaaatgtaactaCGTTAATTTCTAAAAAATCAGATATACAGCTGTAGTGCTGGTATCTTGTGTTCTGTTAGAACTatccttttttcttttaagttcAGCATGCTTTTTTCCTCTCAGGAAAGCATTTCTTTTCCATGTTCTTATATTAACTAAAACATTTCTGTCTCATTAACAGGTGTAAGCTAGGGTGTTCTTCCTCCTGGTTTTATAGAGAAGTGTAAGAAATATTTAAGCGTAGTACTATTATCATTCTCTTGCTGGAAATAAAACTCAAAGTGGGTTGATAATTAAGTGTTAACAGCATACATGTGCAGATTTGTGATCTTTTTTCCATGTTTTTGAATTCCTGAATTCTGTAAGTCTCCTTTGTTAAGTGTATCTTCCAAAGAAATTTCTTTTGCTTGTCAGTGCAGACATTTTTAACTTTATAAACTTTCATGTCACAACCCCAGGGCTAACTGGCATAGAATCACAGCAGAATGCAACATGGCCTCAAAATGTGCCAAGGTCACTGATGCCATATATGAAGGTTGATACAAACCTTCAGTGGAATGGAAAATGTTCGGTCATACTGAAACAGCTTCAATAGTAATACTCAGTGGAAGCATATTTCATAaccaatattttacattttttgtgtaaCTCTGTGCGGCAAAACCAAAGACTATTTAGTATCTCAGGTCATAATTAATGAAATGGAGAATTTTAAGGCACATTGTACACCCAGTAAAGCTCCCAGAAAAGGTTATTTGACACAATGCCATTGAAACAAGAACCttaacaaaatgttttttctagGTTGTTCAATCCAAGTAAATATTTACACTTCAGTTGCGTTTTGAGAATTTGTATCATGATATGTATTTCtctttattgaatttttttgttttacttatgTAGAGTATTAATTTGCCAGGTCAGATATATTTCTAAAATGATTTGAGTTCTCAAGTTAGAGTGTCTGTGATACACGTCAGTCACATTTGTAGTAGATACTGATGTAGAATTTCAAGGTTCAGGTTAATGCTGAAGCCTATTAGAGTAGGTTCatcagatcattcattcattatcagtaagcgcttatccagttcagggtcgtggtgcgtccagagcctacctggaatcattgggcgcaagtgggaatacaccctggagggggcgccagtccttcacagggcaacacagacacacacacacacacacacacacacacacacattcactcacacactcacacctacactttttgagtcgccaatccacctaccaacgtgtgtttttggactgtgggaggaaaccggagcacccggaggagaacagacagtcacacacagacacacagacagtcacccggagcgggaatcgaacccacaacctccaggtccctggagctgtgtgactgtgacactccctgctgctctGTTCATCAGATCATCTTCCTCAGAATTAAAGACAGGAGTATAGGTCAAGTgggataataaataaataaataaataaataaataaaaatccctgAAAGCAGTTAAAAATTTAgattgtattaaaaatataactcATGTCCACAAACTGGGCCACTTTTTCGATATACAGAACATACAAGTTTGGTTGATTTTCCAAGAGAAAATAATTACGCATCCTCCACAGAGAATCAGCTTCTTTTTAAGGCccaattactgtttatttgcttaATTTAACATTTAGAGTAGGAATTAGGAAATGTGGCCTGTGTTCTGgtaaattttatatttgatgAGTTCTTTCAATATGCTACActcattagaaatatataaaacaatacactAAATCAGTCGGCTATTATTTGATCAAGGATGTTCAAACTTTCTCATACACGTTTATGTGAAATGTAATGGTGTGTCTGCTCTGTAGCTGCAATTGTTCTGAGTAGGCTTTGAACCTGTCATgacactgatcaggatgaagcagctTCAGATGGctgaatggatggataaagtGTTTGCATGTTTTCTATTtatctctccacaggtgtgaatgtctCGGCTAATCAAGACGATGAAACAGACTTGGAGACATTTCAAATGGAGATTGAAAGGGACAGCAAAAAGTGCAAGTTTAGGACAAATGAAGGCAACTACTGGACGCTTGTAGCTCACGGGGGCATCCAGTCCACAGCCACAGAAGCGTAAGTAGGATGCGACTTTTATAGAGTCTTTGTATTTTTATGAGCACCAGGAACACCTTGTGTATCACTTCAATACTCCAATGTGTTGACTTCGTAATTTCCTATTAAGGTACTCATAAGTCCTGCTAAAATCCTATAAAGTGAAAACATAACAAATTATACTGTCtcctgtgtgtgtagatgtgccAACACCATGTTTGAAATTGTGTGGCTTGGACAAAGGGTGGCGCTCCGAGCCAGTAATGGAAAGTACGTGTGCACCAAGAAAAATGGACAGTTTGCTGCAGTCAGCGACTCAATAGGTGAACGCAGGTGTTTACTGGAAATGGATGAAAATGTTTGATTAGAAAAGCATATGAAAGTGATCCAGTGTAATACACAcgcattttaatttaataattaatatatttcttaTATCTTTGCTGTCAATTAAAAACGTAtctcaaaatagtaacttaacAGAAGAAGTAGgtagaagtgaatgtaaaaatattttattccaagtaattttggagcatttctattggtccattcattatgaaattttcacatgatgtgaaggataactgctgtgttcaaatgatttggtaaattaaaaatctacagaaatggagatacaggtttttaattggacagtgatgataccTTTTATTGCATTTCctgacatttattattttttaatttccttCCTTGCATAGGGGAAGATGAGCAGCTTATTCTGAAGTTGATCAACAGGCCCATGCTAATTCTGCGAGGGGAGAATGGCTATATATGTCACCACAAGAATTCAAACACTCTGGACGCCAACCGCTCAGTTTATGACATCTTCACATTACAGTTCAGTGATGGGGCATATCATATTAAAGGTGATATTACTGTAGAGATTGACTGaagtaatta from Hoplias malabaricus isolate fHopMal1 chromosome 3, fHopMal1.hap1, whole genome shotgun sequence carries:
- the fscn2b gene encoding fascin-2b, translated to MPTNGNKALKLQFGLINHENRYLTAEAFGFKLNASAPSLKKKQIWTLEQDEKDGQVVYLRSHLGRYLASDKDGKVSCEAETRENDCRFLIVAQSDGRWALQSEPHLRFFGGSEDYLSCFAQTIGEAELWAMHLALHPQANLLSVARKRYAHLSAPEGEIAVDSNIPWGVDALLTLVYVDGKYCLKTSDSRFLSSDGKLSFENGRGTGYTLELKSGKLAFKDCEGKYLSPMGPTGTLRSGRCSKPGKDELFDLEESHPQVVFQAANNRFVSIRQGVNVSANQDDETDLETFQMEIERDSKKCKFRTNEGNYWTLVAHGGIQSTATEACANTMFEIVWLGQRVALRASNGKYVCTKKNGQFAAVSDSIGEDEQLILKLINRPMLILRGENGYICHHKNSNTLDANRSVYDIFTLQFSDGAYHIKGTGGRFWYVSSNGLVCSDGDTPEDFSFEFLEHGRIAIRGKNGKYLRGDQGGTLKCDGVNADSSSLWEY